The following are encoded together in the Malaya genurostris strain Urasoe2022 chromosome 3, Malgen_1.1, whole genome shotgun sequence genome:
- the LOC131436252 gene encoding aspartate--tRNA ligase, cytoplasmic, with protein sequence MVEEHEQSKNAAKKAAKDAAKAAKKAEHKAAAAAEKAQPDTAGTDSADYSEGLYGVTKMIQSTVKHSERNFVPVHELGAMAKDSLAWVRGRVHTTRSKGKQCFLVLRQQSSTVQCVVAVNDDTVSKQMVKFSGSVPRESIVDIKARVVPVANKIEACTEQDLELHVIELYLVSSAKAQLPLQIEDAARPEKSDDPEALRIRVNQDTRLDNRVLDLRTPANQAIFRLEAGVCKLFRDILARQGFTEIHTPKIISAASEGGANVFTVSYFKDSAYLAQSPQLYKQMAIAADFDKVFTVGAVFRAEDSNTHRHLTEFVGLDLEMAFKYHYHEVLDTIGNTFTEIFKGLRDSYAREITAVGQQFNVEPFKFLEPPLRLEFAQAVQMLREAGITMDDEEDLSTPSEKLLGRLVKAKYDTDFYILDKFPLAVRPFYTMPDPSNPKISNSYDMFMRGEEILSGAQRIHDPEYLVERAKHHAIDISKIAAYIEAFRFGCPPHAGGGIGLERVVMLYLGLDNIRKTSMFPRDPKRLTP encoded by the exons ATGGTCGAAGAACATGAGCaatcgaagaatgcggccaaaaAAGCAGCAAAGGATGCTGCCAAAGCCGCTAAG aaAGCAGAACACAAAGCGGCCGCCGCTGCCGAAAAAGCTCAGCCAGATACAGCGGGCACCGACAGTGCCGATTATTCGGAGGGCCTGTACGGTGTGACTAAGATGATACAAAGTACAGTGAAACATTCCGAGCGAAACTTTGTACCGGTTCATGAGCTTGGCGCTATGGCGAAGGATTCACTCGCGTGGGTCCGCGGTCGTGTCCATACGACGCGTAGTAAAGGAAAGCAGTGTTTCCTGGTCCTTCGTCAGCAGAGCAGTACGGTACAGTGCGTGGTGGCTGTAAACGACGATACCGTGTCGAAGCAGATGGTCAAGTTTTCCGGGAGCGTTCCACGAGAAAGTATAGTCGACATAAAGGCGCGGGTTGTACCGGTCGCGAATAAAATTGAAGCTTGCACAGAGCAAGATTTGGAACTGCATGTGATTGAACTGTATTTGGTGTCGTCTGCCAAAGCTCAACTTCCGCTGCAAATTGAAGATGCGGCACGTCCTGAGAAATCCGACGATCCGGAAGCATTGCGTATTCGCGTCAATCAGGACACCCGGTTGGATAACCGCGTTCTCGACCTACGAACTCCGGCGAATCAAGCAATATTTCGACTGGAAGCTGGAGTGTGTAAACTGTTTCGTGACATTCTGGCCCGACAAGGCTTCACAGAGATTCACACTCCGAAAATTATTTCGGCAGCCAGTGAAGGAGGTGCGAACGTGTTTACGGTTAGCTACTTCAAAG ACTCAGCATATCTCGCTCAATCACCGCAACTCTACAAGCAAATGGCCATTGCGGCTGACTTCGACAAAGTGTTCACCGTGGGTGCAGTATTTCGCGCGGAAGACTCCAACACGCACCGACATTTGACGGAGTTCGTTGGACTCGATCTGGAAATGGCATTCAAATATCATTATCATGAGGTGTTGGATACTATTGGAAATACGttcactgaaattttcaaaGGTTTACGCGATAG ctacGCTCGCGAAATCACTGCCGTTGGTCAGCAATTCAACGTAGAGCCGTTCAAATTCTTGGAACCCCCGTTGAGATTAGAGTTCGCACAAGCTGTCCAGATGCTGAGAGAAGCCGGCATAACGATGGACGACGAAGAGGATCTATCGACGCCCAGTGAAAAGCTACTCGGAAGACTGGTCAAAGCAAAGTATGATACTGATTTTTACATCCTGGACAAATTTCCTCTGGCAGTTAGGCCATTTTATACCATGCCGGATCCGTCGAATCCCAAGATATCGAACTCGTACGACATGTTCATGCGAGGAGAGGAAATTTTGTCCGGTGCCCAGCGTATTCACGATCCTGAGTATCTGGTAGAACGCGCAAAGCATCACGCAATTG ACATTTCCAAAATTGCCGCATACATCGAAGCGTTCCGTTTTGGGTGTCCACCGCATGCCGGAGGCGGTATTGGTTTGGAGCGAGTCGTAATGCTGTACTTGGGTCTCGacaatatccgaaaaacatcgaTGTTTCCCCGTGACCCGAAGAGACTTACGCCCTAA
- the LOC131435153 gene encoding anaphase-promoting complex subunit 5 produces the protein MSAKKEPETVGFWLPNQCSAKMDVLTPHKLAVVFLIQEYLSLKKAVEENVQLDFTARDRRRFCLLLLKLIQYPDMAYKDLYGLLTSPVYGIHRTHLEEFEKLMKMLKTVGIEVLFDLYNVIDKLITDNASSYQIGIVGLYFRRVYITLDKMSFPEFMALYKNSVAYYEKGVRAVQISSSSFTNNESFMKLEAQAIYKDRSSTCKWSIKQSELFVAQQSSLLQNNEINALSPKEMQARLNEIIHDHPLYSQAYFLTYLNSVRVRDFFNAIDAIHRSFDRSTLNSLALVQDSKEYQYSALNLAILHAQFNHNEEALASIKECIMLAQENSDKICLQLAHAWLCLLDNSKSQFSEKNIANKELITLVHSISLGIQSLVKSSASTGYTPAKLFEVLLKSDILNCQTSMMDLIANGIAERAALWAMYGKNEVSSLCSQLLLNSDLKSLGKTFNGEGICQALCSLIIWLAIQGEFNLALTVLKHTRERFPRYPLSKSWMTADYYITSIQAIFRHDWTEASNACYHLYTLDKHLSLLQRAYLSLTRLNFKSADTLSRQLLDDDTIEPLTRVRALLLTAHILIPSPETAKMEVINVLNEALAIANKNYLDYEKALIEMHFSYVLFTMKLPHQALKAVKNCLENILANGGIYDKAKVLFLFVKCILAVEQEPVNKLAKIDKCLPMLEQAVEYLQKLECYVKMKDVYIFLATLYNELEMREERNKYAYKYRQIEEQFPTPSEYLNMFF, from the exons ATGAGTGCCAAAAAGGAACCTGAAACAGTTGGTTTTTGGCTACCGAACCAGTGCTCCGCTAAAATGGACGTTTTAACACCGCACAAGTTAGCGGTGGTTTTTCTCATACAAGAATATTTGTCGCTGAAGAAAGCTGTCGAGGAAAATGTCCAGTTGGACTTCACAGCGCGTGACAGACGAAGGTTTTGCCTTCTACTGCTTAAGCTGATTCAGTATCCGGATATGGCCTACAAGGATTTGTACGGATTGCTTACCTCACCGGTCTATGGGATACATCGAACTCATTTAGAAGAGTTTGAAAAACTCATGAAGATGTTGAAGACAGTAGGAATAGAG GTTTTGTTTGATCTGTATAATGTGATTGATAAGCTGATTACCGACAATGCCAGTAGTTACCAGATCGGAATAGTAGGTCTTTACTTTCGGCGAGTCTATATAACACTCGATAAAATGAGCTTTCCAGAGTTTATGGCACTGTACAAAAATTCTGTGGCATACTATGAGAAGGGTGTCAGAGCGGTTCAAATTAGCAGCAGTTCTTTCACCAACAACGAAAGCTTTATGAAACTTGAGGCGCAAGCAATTTACAAAGACAGAAGTTCGACTTGTAAATGGTCTATAAAGCAATCGGAACTATTCGTTGCTCAACAAAGCTCGTTGTTACAGAACAATGAAATCAATGCCCTTAGTCCGAAAGAAATGCAAGCGAGATTGAATGAAATTATCCATGACCATCCATTGTATTCACAGGCTTATTTTTTGACATACCTAAACAGTGTGAGAGTGAGGGACTTCTTCAACGCAATTGACGCAATACACAGATCTTTCGATAGAAGCACACTGAATTCACTAGCCCTTGTTCAGGAtagcaaggaatatcaatactcAGCGTTGAATTTAGCAATTTTACATGCACAATTTAATCATAACGAGGAAGCACTGGCAAGCATCAAAGAATGTATAATGTTAGCACAGGAAAACAGTGACAAAATATGTCTACAATTGGCTCATGCGTGGCTCTGTTTGTTAGATAATAGTAAATCGCAGTTTTCAGAGAAAAATATAGCCAATAAAGAGCTTATAACTCTGGTGCATTCCATATCCCTTGGAATCCAGTCATTGGTAAAATCGTCAGCATCGACGGGTTACACTCCGGCGAAGCTTTTTGAGGTATTACTCAAAAGTGATATTCTAAATTGTCAAACATCTATGATGGATTTGATTGCTAATGGCATTGCAGAACGTGCAGCACTTTGGGCTATGTATGGTAAAAATGAAGTATCGTCGCTTTGCTCCCAGTTGCTTCTAAATTCCGATCTGAAATCACTTGGTAAAACATTCAACGGTGAAGGGATATGTCAAGCTCTGTGCTCGTTAATAATATGGCTAGCTATACAGGGCGAGTTTAATTTAGCCTTAACAGTTTTGAAGCATACACGGGAGCGATTCCCGCGGTACCCTCTGTCGAAATCATGGATGACGGCTGACTACTACATTACCTCAATACAGGCTATATTTCGTCACGATTGGACAGAAGCTAGTAATGCTTGCTATCATCTTTATACCTTAGACAAGCATCTCTCCCTACTGCAGAGAGCATATCTGTCACTTACACGGCTCAATTTCAAATCAGCTGACACGCTGTCACGTCAACTTTTGGATGATGATACAATTGAACCGCTCACACGGGTCAGGGCCCTTCTGTTGACTGCACACATTTTGATCCCTTCTCCTGAGACAGCCAAAATGGAAGTCATCAATGTTCTAAACGAGGCTTTAGCCATTgccaataaaaattatttggacTACGAAAAAGCGCTAATCGAAATGCATTTCTCCTATGTGCTCTTCACGATGAAATTACCACACCAAGCACTGAAAGCTGTCAAGAACTGTTTGGAGAACATTCTGGCTAACGGTGGAATCTACGACAAAGCGAAGGTTCTGTTCTTGTTCGTGAAATGCATCTTAGCCGTTGAACAGGAACCCGTCAATAAGCTAGCGAAGATTGATAAGTGCTTACCAATGCTGGAACAAGCCGTAGAGTACTTACAAAAGTTAGAATGTTACGTAAAAATGAAGGATGTCTACATTTTTCTAGCTACCTTGTATAACGAACTAGAGATGAGGGAAGAACGTAACAAATATGCATACAAATATCGGCAAATCGAAGAGCAGTTTCCTACACCGAGCGAGTATCTGAATATGTTCTTCtag